In Streptomyces ambofaciens ATCC 23877, a single genomic region encodes these proteins:
- a CDS encoding DUF3618 domain-containing protein yields the protein MTDATSGDGTRAGSTAQPTGGAKGPDELRRQIEQTRSELGDTVEELAGRADVKGRAKARAADLRDKAGAMTVQLRSSAAQAGHTVQHRASRAGHSAQEKASRAGHTAQEKAGQAGYAVQGKAGQAGHAAERRVPGRARGAVEAGRRHPRAVLVAAAAAGAVVAAGVLRRRRHGPC from the coding sequence ATGACCGACGCGACGAGCGGGGACGGCACCAGGGCCGGTTCCACCGCGCAGCCGACCGGCGGGGCCAAGGGGCCCGACGAGCTGCGAAGGCAGATCGAGCAGACCCGCAGCGAACTCGGCGACACCGTGGAGGAGCTGGCGGGCAGGGCGGACGTGAAGGGCCGTGCCAAGGCCCGGGCCGCCGACCTCAGGGACAAGGCCGGTGCCATGACCGTTCAGCTGCGCAGTTCCGCCGCGCAGGCCGGGCACACCGTGCAGCACAGGGCGAGCCGCGCCGGTCACTCGGCGCAGGAGAAGGCGAGCCGCGCCGGACACACCGCACAGGAGAAGGCCGGACAGGCCGGCTACGCCGTGCAGGGCAAGGCGGGTCAGGCCGGGCACGCCGCGGAGCGACGGGTGCCGGGCCGGGCGCGCGGTGCGGTCGAGGCGGGGCGCAGGCACCCCCGCGCGGTGCTGGTCGCCGCGGCGGCGGCGGGCGCGGTGGTCGCGGCGGGCGTGCTGCGGCGCCGGCGCCACGGGCCCTGCTGA
- a CDS encoding phage holin family protein, with the protein MTGTMHTRPVHDEHHSVGELVGQATEQLSRLVRQEVALAKMELAEKGKRVGRGGGMLGAAGAIAYVGLIALAGTGVAALSLVLPVWAAALIVTAVLFVIAGVLAMTGRAQLRRAAPPKPEETLGSVRTDVDVIRERAHR; encoded by the coding sequence GTGACCGGGACCATGCACACCAGGCCAGTGCACGACGAGCACCACTCCGTGGGCGAACTCGTCGGTCAGGCCACCGAACAGCTCTCCCGGCTCGTGCGCCAGGAAGTGGCCCTCGCCAAGATGGAGCTGGCCGAGAAGGGCAAGCGCGTCGGGCGCGGCGGCGGCATGCTGGGCGCCGCGGGAGCCATCGCGTACGTCGGCCTGATCGCCCTGGCCGGCACGGGTGTCGCCGCGCTCTCGCTGGTGCTGCCCGTCTGGGCCGCGGCGCTCATCGTGACGGCGGTGCTCTTCGTGATCGCCGGCGTGCTGGCCATGACCGGCCGCGCCCAGCTCCGCCGCGCCGCACCGCCCAAGCCCGAGGAGACCCTCGGCAGCGTCAGGACCGACGTGGATGTGATCAGGGAAAGGGCGCATCGATGA
- the dapA gene encoding 4-hydroxy-tetrahydrodipicolinate synthase has product MTTADRLAPPPFGRALCAMVTPFTEAGALDLDGAQRLADRLVARGCDGLVLSGTTGESPTTTDAEKAALITAVREAVGDRAALVAGVGTADTRHTVELARAAEKAGADGLLVVAPYYSRPPQDALEEHFREVADACGLPLVLYDIPGRTGTRIEPDTLVRLAGHPRIVAVKDCSYDLLGTQSVLSRTDLAYYAGCDEQVLALYAVGARGYVSTVANVVPELFRAVLDAFDAGDTGRAALLQRRAIPLVEAVMAGGLPGTVTAKALLGALGLPAGPVRAPLRPADRPTADRLLAAYEQLVARTGQLQV; this is encoded by the coding sequence ATGACGACAGCCGACCGCCTGGCCCCTCCCCCCTTCGGCCGCGCCCTGTGCGCCATGGTCACGCCCTTCACCGAGGCGGGCGCCCTCGACCTCGACGGCGCCCAGCGGCTCGCCGACCGGCTGGTGGCGCGGGGTTGCGACGGACTGGTGCTGTCCGGCACCACGGGCGAGTCGCCGACCACCACGGACGCCGAGAAGGCGGCGCTGATCACGGCGGTGCGGGAGGCCGTCGGGGACCGGGCGGCGCTCGTCGCCGGGGTGGGCACGGCGGACACCCGGCACACCGTGGAGCTGGCGCGGGCCGCGGAGAAGGCGGGCGCGGACGGCCTGCTGGTGGTCGCGCCGTACTACAGCAGGCCCCCGCAGGACGCCCTGGAGGAACACTTCCGGGAGGTCGCGGACGCCTGCGGACTGCCGCTCGTGCTGTACGACATCCCGGGCCGCACCGGCACCCGCATCGAACCCGACACCCTCGTGCGCCTCGCCGGGCATCCACGGATCGTCGCCGTCAAGGACTGCTCCTACGACCTCCTCGGCACCCAGAGCGTCCTGTCCCGCACCGACCTGGCGTACTACGCCGGGTGCGACGAGCAGGTCCTCGCCCTGTACGCGGTCGGGGCGAGGGGGTACGTCAGCACGGTCGCGAACGTCGTACCGGAACTGTTCCGGGCCGTCCTCGACGCCTTCGACGCGGGGGACACGGGGCGGGCCGCCCTGCTCCAGCGGAGGGCGATCCCCCTCGTCGAGGCCGTCATGGCGGGGGGCCTGCCCGGGACGGTCACGGCCAAGGCCCTCCTCGGGGCGCTCGGCCTGCCCGCGGGGCCGGTCCGGGCTCCGCTGCGGCCCGCGGACCGGCCCACCGCCGACCGGCTCCTCGCTGCCTACGAGCAGCTGGTCGCCCGCACCGGTCAGCTCCAGGTGTAA
- the dapD gene encoding 2,3,4,5-tetrahydropyridine-2,6-dicarboxylate N-succinyltransferase encodes MTDTTAPRTTGAVAAGLATIAADGTVLDTWFPAPELSAEPGPSGTERLTAEQAAELLGGGATAAVGPDARRGVEVVAVRTVISSLDEKPVDTHDVYLRLHLLSHRLVQPHGQNLDGIFAHLANVAWTSLGPVAVDDLEKVRLNARAEGLHLQVTSVDKFPRMTDYVAPKGVRIADADRVRLGAHLSAGTTVMHEGFVNFNAGTLGTSMVEGRISAGVVVGDGSDIGGGASTMGTLSGGGNVRIVIGERCLVGAEAGVGIALGDECVVEAGLYVTAGTRVTMPDGQVVKARELSGASNILFRRNSVTGTVEARPNNAVWGGLNEILHSHN; translated from the coding sequence ATGACCGACACGACTGCTCCCCGCACCACCGGCGCCGTGGCCGCCGGCCTCGCCACGATCGCCGCCGACGGCACCGTTCTCGACACCTGGTTCCCGGCGCCCGAACTGTCCGCCGAGCCCGGACCGTCCGGCACCGAGCGCCTCACCGCCGAACAGGCCGCAGAGCTCCTCGGCGGCGGCGCGACCGCCGCGGTCGGTCCGGACGCCCGCCGCGGCGTCGAGGTGGTCGCGGTCCGCACGGTCATCTCCTCGCTGGACGAGAAGCCGGTCGACACGCACGACGTCTACCTGCGTCTGCACCTGCTCTCCCACCGCCTGGTCCAGCCGCACGGCCAGAACCTGGACGGCATCTTCGCCCACCTCGCCAACGTCGCCTGGACCTCGCTCGGCCCGGTCGCCGTGGACGACCTGGAGAAGGTCCGCCTCAACGCCCGTGCCGAGGGCCTGCACCTCCAGGTGACCTCGGTCGACAAGTTCCCGCGCATGACGGACTACGTGGCCCCCAAGGGCGTCCGCATCGCCGACGCGGACCGCGTCCGCCTCGGCGCGCACCTCTCCGCGGGCACCACGGTCATGCACGAGGGCTTCGTCAACTTCAACGCCGGCACGCTCGGCACCTCGATGGTCGAGGGCCGCATCTCCGCCGGCGTCGTCGTCGGCGACGGCTCCGACATCGGCGGCGGCGCCTCCACCATGGGCACCCTCTCCGGCGGCGGCAACGTCCGCATCGTCATCGGCGAGCGCTGCCTGGTCGGCGCCGAGGCGGGCGTCGGCATCGCCCTCGGCGACGAGTGCGTGGTCGAGGCCGGCCTCTACGTCACCGCGGGCACCCGCGTGACGATGCCCGACGGCCAGGTCGTCAAGGCCCGCGAGCTCTCCGGCGCCTCGAACATCCTCTTCCGCCGCAACTCGGTCACGGGCACCGTCGAGGCCCGCCCGAACAACGCGGTGTGGGGCGGCCTGAACGAGATCCTGCACAGCCACAACTGA
- a CDS encoding TetR/AcrR family transcriptional regulator: protein MTRRHDPERRRRIIDAAIRVVGRKGIAGLSHRSVAAEADVPLGSTTYHFATLDELLVAALRQAGEGFAAVVAAHPALSDPDADLPGELARVLGEWLAGDRTGVELEYELYLAALRRPALRPVAAEWAQGVGALLTDRTDPVTARALVAVLDGICLQVLLTDTPYDEAYAREVLARVIPPGR from the coding sequence ATGACCCGGCGCCACGACCCCGAGCGGCGCCGGCGGATCATCGACGCGGCGATCCGGGTGGTGGGGCGCAAGGGCATCGCCGGCCTGAGCCACCGTTCCGTGGCCGCCGAGGCGGACGTCCCGCTGGGCTCCACGACCTATCACTTCGCCACCCTCGACGAACTCCTCGTCGCCGCCCTCCGCCAGGCAGGCGAGGGCTTCGCCGCGGTGGTCGCCGCGCACCCGGCCCTGTCCGACCCCGACGCCGACCTGCCGGGAGAACTCGCCCGGGTCCTCGGCGAGTGGCTGGCGGGCGACCGCACGGGCGTGGAGCTGGAGTACGAGCTGTACCTGGCGGCCCTGCGCCGCCCCGCGCTGCGCCCGGTCGCGGCCGAGTGGGCGCAGGGCGTCGGCGCCCTCCTCACCGACCGCACGGACCCCGTCACGGCGCGGGCCCTGGTCGCCGTGCTGGACGGCATCTGCCTCCAGGTCCTGCTGACGGACACGCCGTACGACGAGGCGTACGCGAGGGAGGTCCTGGCACGGGTGATCCCTCCGGGCCGGTGA
- a CDS encoding DMT family transporter has translation MGYLLLAGAIAAEVAGTTAMKYSEGFTRLVPSLLTALAYVLSFTLLAQTLKTLAVGTAYAIWAGVGTAAIAAIGVVFLGEGMTAVKAAGIALIIVGVVVLNLGGAH, from the coding sequence ATGGGATACCTGCTCCTGGCCGGAGCCATCGCCGCCGAGGTCGCCGGCACCACCGCCATGAAGTACAGCGAGGGCTTCACCCGGCTCGTCCCCTCACTGCTGACGGCGCTCGCCTACGTCCTCTCCTTCACGCTGCTCGCCCAGACCCTGAAGACCCTCGCCGTCGGCACCGCGTACGCTATCTGGGCGGGCGTCGGCACGGCGGCCATCGCCGCCATCGGCGTGGTGTTCCTGGGGGAGGGGATGACCGCGGTGAAGGCCGCCGGCATCGCGCTGATCATCGTCGGGGTGGTCGTGCTGAACCTGGGCGGCGCGCACTGA
- a CDS encoding metal-sulfur cluster assembly factor: protein MSETVEMKPASEEEVREALLDVVDPELGIDVVNLGLIYGVHIDDANIATIDMTLTSAACPLTDVIEDQAKSATDGLVNELRINWVWMPPWGPDKITDDGREQLRALGFNV, encoded by the coding sequence ATGAGTGAGACCGTGGAAATGAAGCCGGCCTCCGAGGAGGAGGTCCGCGAAGCCCTGCTGGACGTCGTGGACCCCGAGCTGGGCATCGACGTCGTCAACCTGGGCCTGATCTACGGCGTCCACATCGACGACGCCAACATCGCGACCATCGACATGACCCTGACGTCGGCGGCCTGTCCGCTGACGGACGTCATCGAGGACCAGGCCAAGTCCGCCACGGACGGCCTCGTCAACGAGCTGCGCATCAACTGGGTCTGGATGCCGCCGTGGGGCCCGGACAAGATCACGGACGACGGCCGCGAGCAGCTGCGCGCGCTCGGCTTCAACGTCTGA
- the sufU gene encoding Fe-S cluster assembly sulfur transfer protein SufU has protein sequence MKLDSMYQEVILDHYKNPHGRGLREGDAEVHHVNPTCGDEITLRVKYDGTTISDVSYEGQGCSISQASASVLNDLLVGKDLAQAQRIQETFLELMQSKGRIEPDDAMEEVLEDAVAFAGVSKYPARVKCALLSWMAWKDATAQALDGADAEKETTA, from the coding sequence ATGAAGCTGGACTCCATGTACCAGGAAGTCATCCTGGACCACTACAAGAACCCGCACGGGCGGGGCTTGCGGGAGGGCGACGCCGAGGTCCACCACGTCAACCCGACGTGCGGCGACGAGATCACGCTGCGCGTGAAGTACGACGGCACGACGATCAGCGACGTGTCGTACGAGGGCCAGGGCTGCTCGATCAGCCAGGCGAGCGCCTCCGTGCTGAACGACCTGCTGGTCGGCAAGGACCTCGCCCAGGCGCAGCGGATTCAGGAGACCTTCCTGGAGCTGATGCAGTCCAAGGGCAGGATCGAGCCCGACGACGCGATGGAGGAGGTCCTGGAGGACGCGGTCGCGTTCGCCGGGGTCTCGAAGTACCCGGCCCGGGTCAAGTGCGCCCTGCTGAGCTGGATGGCCTGGAAGGACGCGACGGCCCAGGCACTGGACGGCGCCGACGCCGAGAAGGAGACGACGGCATGA
- a CDS encoding cysteine desulfurase: MTQLPGLLDTEAIRKDFPILDRQIHDGRKLVYLDNAATSQKPRQVIDALSEYYERYNANVHRGVHVLAEEATALYEGARDKVAEFINAPSRDEVIFTKNASESLNLVANMLGWADEPYRVDHETEIVITEMEHHSNIVPWQLLAQRTGAKLRWFGLTDDGRLDLSNIEEVITEKTKIVSFVLVSNILGTQNPVEAIVRRAQEVGALVCVDASQAAPHMPLDVQALQADFVAFTGHKMCGPTGIGVLWGRQELLEDLPPFLGGGEMIETVSMHSSTYAPAPHKFEAGTPPIAQAVGLGAAIDYLQSIGMDKIFAHEHALTEYAVKRFAEVPDLRIIGPTTAEERGAAISFTLGDIHPHDVGQVLDEQGIAVRVGHHCARPVCLRYGIPATTRASFYLYSTPAEIDALVDGLEHVRNFFG; encoded by the coding sequence GTGACACAGCTGCCGGGCCTCCTCGACACCGAGGCGATCCGCAAGGACTTCCCCATCCTGGACCGCCAGATCCACGACGGCCGGAAGCTCGTCTACCTGGACAACGCGGCGACCTCGCAGAAGCCGCGTCAGGTCATCGACGCCCTCAGCGAGTACTACGAGCGCTACAACGCCAACGTCCACCGTGGCGTGCACGTCCTCGCCGAGGAGGCCACGGCGCTGTACGAGGGCGCACGCGACAAGGTCGCGGAGTTCATCAACGCGCCCTCGCGCGACGAGGTGATCTTCACCAAGAACGCCTCGGAGTCCCTCAACCTCGTGGCCAACATGCTGGGCTGGGCCGACGAGCCCTACCGCGTGGACCACGAGACCGAGATCGTCATCACGGAGATGGAGCACCACTCCAACATCGTGCCGTGGCAGCTGCTCGCGCAGCGCACCGGTGCGAAGCTCCGCTGGTTCGGCCTGACCGACGACGGCCGCCTCGACCTCTCGAACATCGAGGAGGTCATCACCGAGAAGACGAAGATCGTCTCCTTCGTGCTGGTCTCCAACATCCTGGGCACCCAGAACCCGGTCGAGGCCATCGTGCGCCGCGCCCAGGAGGTCGGCGCGCTCGTCTGCGTCGACGCCTCCCAGGCCGCACCGCACATGCCGCTGGACGTACAGGCCCTCCAGGCCGACTTCGTGGCCTTCACCGGCCACAAGATGTGCGGGCCGACCGGCATCGGCGTCCTGTGGGGCCGCCAGGAGCTGCTGGAGGACCTCCCGCCCTTCCTGGGCGGCGGCGAGATGATCGAGACGGTCTCGATGCACTCCTCGACGTACGCCCCGGCGCCGCACAAGTTCGAGGCGGGCACGCCCCCGATCGCGCAGGCGGTCGGTCTGGGCGCGGCCATCGACTACCTGCAGTCGATCGGCATGGACAAGATCTTCGCCCACGAGCACGCCCTCACCGAGTACGCGGTGAAGCGGTTCGCGGAAGTCCCCGACCTGCGCATCATCGGCCCCACCACGGCCGAGGAGCGCGGCGCGGCGATCAGCTTCACGCTCGGCGACATCCACCCGCACGACGTGGGCCAGGTCCTCGACGAGCAGGGCATCGCGGTCCGGGTCGGTCACCACTGCGCCCGCCCCGTGTGCCTGCGCTACGGAATTCCTGCGACCACGCGAGCGTCGTTCTATCTGTACTCCACGCCGGCCGAGATCGACGCACTGGTCGACGGTCTGGAGCACGTACGGAACTTCTTCGGCTGA
- the sufC gene encoding Fe-S cluster assembly ATPase SufC: MATLEIRDLHVTVEADNATKEILKGVDLTVKQGETHAIMGPNGSGKSTLAYSLAGHPKYTITSGTVTLDGEDVLEMSVDERARAGLFLAMQYPVEVPGVSVSNFLRTSATAVRGEAPKLRTWVKEVKEAMERLNMDPAFAERNVNEGFSGGEKKRHEILQLELLKPKVAILDETDSGLDVDALRVVSEGVNRVRETGEVGTLLITHYTRILRYIKPDHVHVFANGRIAESGGPELADKLEAEGYEAYTKGGVSA, from the coding sequence ATGGCAACGCTTGAAATCCGAGACCTGCACGTCACCGTCGAGGCCGACAACGCCACGAAGGAGATCCTCAAGGGCGTCGACCTCACCGTGAAGCAGGGCGAGACGCACGCCATCATGGGCCCGAACGGCTCCGGCAAGTCGACCCTCGCCTACTCCCTCGCGGGTCACCCCAAGTACACGATCACCAGCGGCACCGTCACCCTCGACGGCGAGGACGTCCTGGAGATGTCCGTCGACGAGCGCGCCCGCGCCGGCCTCTTCCTCGCCATGCAGTACCCGGTCGAGGTCCCCGGCGTCTCGGTCTCCAACTTCCTGCGCACCTCCGCCACCGCCGTCCGCGGCGAGGCCCCCAAGCTGCGCACCTGGGTGAAGGAGGTCAAGGAGGCCATGGAGCGCCTCAACATGGACCCCGCCTTCGCCGAGCGCAACGTCAACGAGGGCTTCTCCGGCGGTGAGAAGAAGCGGCACGAGATCCTGCAGCTGGAGCTGCTCAAGCCGAAGGTCGCGATCCTCGACGAGACCGACTCCGGCCTCGACGTCGACGCCCTGCGCGTCGTCTCCGAGGGCGTCAACCGCGTCCGCGAGACCGGCGAGGTCGGCACCCTGCTGATCACGCACTACACGCGCATCCTGCGCTACATCAAGCCCGACCACGTCCACGTCTTCGCGAACGGCCGCATCGCCGAGTCGGGCGGCCCCGAGCTGGCCGACAAGCTGGAGGCCGAGGGCTACGAGGCATACACGAAGGGTGGCGTATCCGCGTGA
- a CDS encoding non-heme iron oxygenase ferredoxin subunit: protein MTFVRVCGADELEEDTPKRVELDGTPISVVRTEGEVFAINDICSHANVSLAEGEVDDCHIECWLHGSRFDLRSGKPDSLPATRPVPVYPVKIEGDDVLVSLTQES from the coding sequence ATGACGTTCGTACGCGTCTGTGGAGCGGACGAGCTGGAGGAGGACACCCCGAAGCGGGTGGAACTCGACGGCACGCCGATCTCCGTCGTGCGGACCGAGGGCGAGGTGTTCGCGATCAACGACATCTGCTCGCACGCGAACGTCTCGCTCGCCGAGGGCGAGGTCGACGACTGCCACATCGAGTGCTGGCTGCACGGCTCGCGCTTCGACCTCCGGTCCGGCAAGCCCGACAGTCTTCCGGCGACGCGCCCCGTCCCCGTTTACCCCGTAAAGATCGAAGGGGACGACGTGCTCGTCTCCCTCACCCAGGAGTCCTGA
- the sufD gene encoding Fe-S cluster assembly protein SufD translates to MAEAQNIPVGSTTAGQIAVAAESTVATRMSAPASFDVADFPVPHGREEEWRFTPLERLRGLHDGTAVATGDGVKVDIDAPEGVVVETVGREDARIGRAGTPVDRVAAQAYSAFEKAGVITVPKETVLTEPIRIVVHGQGGTAYAHQVVELGAFAEAVVVIDHTGDAVLAANVDYVLGDGAKLTVVSVQDWDDKAVHVGQHNALIGRDATFKSFVVTFGGDLVRLHPRVAYAGPGGEAELFGLYFTDRGQHQEHRLLVDHNVPHCKSNVVYKGALQGDDAHAVWIGDVLIEAAAEGTDTYEMNRNLVLTDGARVDSVPNLEIETGEIVGAGHASATGRFDDEQLFYLMARGIPELDARRLVVHGFFAELVQQIGVPDIEERLLAKIAEELEASVA, encoded by the coding sequence ATGGCTGAGGCTCAGAACATCCCCGTGGGGTCCACCACCGCGGGCCAGATCGCGGTGGCCGCCGAGTCGACCGTCGCCACGCGCATGAGCGCGCCCGCGTCCTTCGACGTGGCGGACTTCCCGGTCCCGCACGGCCGCGAGGAGGAGTGGCGGTTCACCCCGCTGGAGCGGCTGCGCGGGCTGCACGACGGCACCGCCGTCGCCACCGGCGACGGCGTGAAGGTCGACATCGACGCGCCCGAGGGCGTCGTCGTCGAGACCGTCGGCCGCGAGGACGCGCGCATCGGCCGGGCCGGGACCCCCGTGGACCGGGTCGCCGCCCAGGCCTACTCGGCGTTCGAGAAGGCCGGCGTGATCACCGTCCCCAAGGAGACGGTCCTCACCGAGCCGATCCGCATCGTCGTGCACGGCCAGGGCGGCACCGCCTACGCCCACCAGGTCGTCGAGCTGGGTGCCTTCGCCGAGGCCGTGGTCGTCATCGACCACACCGGTGACGCGGTCCTCGCCGCCAACGTCGACTACGTCCTGGGCGACGGTGCCAAGCTGACCGTCGTCTCCGTCCAGGACTGGGACGACAAGGCCGTGCACGTCGGCCAGCACAACGCGCTGATCGGCCGGGACGCGACCTTCAAGTCGTTCGTGGTCACCTTCGGCGGCGACCTGGTGCGGCTGCACCCCCGGGTCGCCTACGCCGGTCCCGGCGGCGAGGCCGAACTGTTCGGCCTGTACTTCACCGACCGGGGCCAGCACCAGGAGCACCGCCTCCTGGTCGACCACAACGTCCCGCACTGCAAGTCCAACGTCGTCTACAAGGGCGCGCTCCAGGGCGACGACGCGCACGCCGTCTGGATCGGCGACGTGCTCATCGAGGCCGCGGCCGAGGGCACCGACACCTACGAGATGAACCGCAACCTCGTCCTCACGGACGGCGCGCGGGTCGACTCGGTGCCGAACCTGGAGATCGAGACCGGCGAGATCGTCGGCGCCGGCCACGCCTCCGCGACCGGTCGCTTCGACGACGAGCAGCTCTTCTACCTGATGGCGCGCGGCATCCCCGAGCTCGACGCCCGCCGCCTGGTGGTCCACGGCTTCTTCGCCGAGCTGGTCCAGCAGATCGGTGTCCCGGACATCGAGGAGCGTCTGCTCGCCAAGATCGCGGAGGAGCTGGAGGCGTCGGTCGCATGA
- the sufB gene encoding Fe-S cluster assembly protein SufB: MTLPTETAHPELEGLGKYEYGWADSDTAGASAKRGINEDVVRDISAKKNEPEWMTKLRLKGLRLFEKKPMPNWGSDLSGIDFDNIKYFVRSTEKQAESWEDLPEDIKNTYDKLGIPEAEKQRLVAGVAAQYESEVVYHQIREDLEEQGVIFLDTDTALKEHPELFKEYFGTVIPVGDNKFASLNSAVWSGGSFIYVPKGVHVEIPLQAYFRINTENMGQFERTLIIVDEGAYVHYVEGCTAPIYKSDSLHSAVVEIIVKKNARCRYTTIQNWSNNVYNLVTKRAVAYEGATMEWIDGNIGSKVTMKYPAVYLMGEHAKGETLSIAFAGEGQHQDAGSKMVHMAPNTSSNIVSKSVARGGGRTSYRGLVEIGEGAHGSKSNVLCDALLVDTISRSDTYPYVDVREDDVSMGHEATVSKVSEDQLFYLMSRGLSEFEAMAMIVRGFVEPIAKELPMEYALELNRLIELQMEGAVG, from the coding sequence ATGACTCTCCCCACGGAGACTGCTCACCCTGAGCTCGAGGGCCTGGGCAAGTACGAATACGGCTGGGCCGACTCCGACACGGCCGGCGCCTCTGCCAAGCGCGGCATCAACGAGGACGTCGTCCGCGACATCTCCGCGAAGAAGAACGAGCCGGAGTGGATGACCAAGCTCCGTCTCAAGGGCCTGCGCCTCTTCGAGAAGAAGCCCATGCCGAACTGGGGCTCGGACCTGTCGGGCATCGACTTCGACAACATCAAGTACTTCGTGCGCTCCACGGAGAAGCAGGCGGAGTCCTGGGAGGACCTGCCCGAGGACATCAAGAACACGTACGACAAGCTCGGCATCCCCGAGGCGGAGAAGCAGCGCCTCGTCGCCGGTGTCGCGGCGCAGTACGAGTCCGAGGTCGTCTACCACCAGATCCGCGAGGACCTGGAGGAGCAGGGCGTCATCTTCCTGGACACCGACACCGCGCTGAAGGAGCACCCGGAGCTCTTCAAGGAGTACTTCGGGACCGTCATCCCCGTCGGTGACAACAAGTTCGCCTCGCTGAACAGCGCGGTGTGGTCCGGCGGCTCCTTCATCTACGTGCCGAAGGGCGTGCACGTCGAGATCCCGCTCCAGGCCTACTTCCGTATCAACACGGAGAACATGGGCCAGTTCGAGCGGACCCTGATCATCGTCGACGAGGGTGCCTACGTGCACTACGTCGAGGGCTGCACCGCCCCGATCTACAAGTCGGACTCGCTGCACTCCGCGGTCGTCGAGATCATCGTCAAGAAGAACGCCCGCTGCCGCTACACGACCATCCAGAACTGGTCGAACAACGTCTACAACCTGGTCACCAAGCGCGCCGTGGCGTACGAGGGCGCGACCATGGAGTGGATCGACGGCAACATCGGCTCCAAGGTGACGATGAAGTACCCGGCCGTCTACCTGATGGGCGAGCACGCCAAGGGCGAGACCCTCTCCATCGCCTTCGCGGGCGAGGGCCAGCACCAGGACGCCGGCTCCAAGATGGTCCACATGGCGCCGAACACCTCCTCCAACATCGTCTCCAAGTCCGTGGCGCGCGGCGGCGGCCGTACGTCCTACCGCGGTCTCGTGGAGATCGGTGAGGGCGCCCACGGCTCCAAGTCGAACGTGCTGTGCGACGCGCTCCTCGTCGACACGATCTCGCGCTCCGACACGTACCCGTACGTGGACGTCCGCGAGGACGACGTGTCCATGGGCCACGAGGCGACCGTCTCCAAGGTCTCCGAGGACCAGCTCTTCTACCTGATGAGCCGCGGTCTGAGCGAGTTCGAGGCGATGGCGATGATCGTGCGCGGCTTCGTCGAGCCGATCGCCAAGGAGCTGCCGATGGAGTACGCCCTGGAGCTGAACCGGCTGATCGAGCTGCAGATGGAAGGCGCGGTCGGTTAA
- a CDS encoding helix-turn-helix transcriptional regulator, whose translation MKNVGEAPQEELATGERSTRNRVARSILDHGPSTVAELAGRLGLTQAAVRRHLDALVADDVVEAREQRVYGTRTRGRPAKVFALTDCGRDAFDQSYDKLAADALRWIAEQEGGEQAIAAFARARIAGQAGAYRKAVESAAPGRRTEALAKALSADGYAATARSAPHPQQGEQLCQHHCPVAHVAEQFPQLCEAETEFFAELLGTHVQRLATIAHGDGVCTTFIPKTSHAPPAAQAPTNTANASASTAGRNPA comes from the coding sequence GTGAAAAACGTTGGCGAGGCTCCGCAGGAGGAACTCGCGACCGGTGAGCGGTCCACCCGCAACCGCGTCGCGCGCTCCATCCTGGACCACGGGCCGTCGACCGTCGCCGAGCTCGCCGGGCGCCTGGGCCTGACCCAGGCGGCCGTCCGGCGCCATCTCGACGCGCTGGTCGCCGACGACGTGGTCGAAGCCCGGGAACAGCGGGTCTACGGCACGCGCACGCGCGGGCGGCCCGCCAAGGTCTTCGCGCTGACCGACTGCGGCCGGGACGCCTTCGACCAGTCGTACGACAAGCTGGCCGCCGACGCCCTGCGCTGGATCGCCGAGCAGGAGGGCGGGGAGCAGGCGATCGCCGCCTTCGCCCGGGCCCGGATCGCCGGTCAGGCCGGCGCGTACCGCAAGGCGGTCGAGTCGGCCGCCCCCGGCCGGCGCACGGAAGCGCTGGCCAAGGCCCTGAGCGCGGACGGGTACGCTGCTACCGCGCGGAGCGCGCCCCACCCCCAGCAGGGCGAGCAGCTGTGCCAGCACCACTGCCCGGTCGCCCATGTCGCCGAGCAGTTCCCGCAGCTGTGCGAGGCGGAGACGGAATTTTTCGCCGAGCTGCTCGGTACGCATGTACAGCGGCTCGCGACCATCGCGCACGGCGACGGGGTCTGCACCACGTTCATTCCGAAGACTTCGCACGCGCCGCCCGCGGCGCAAGCGCCCACGAACACCGCTAACGCATCTGCAAGCACGGCCGGGAGGAACCCCGCATGA